The proteins below come from a single Fusobacterium nucleatum genomic window:
- a CDS encoding NUDIX hydrolase: MKILDTPNLKFLKVGVDTDPLNNHNLEYLEKQNAIAALILNYSGDKVLFVNQYRAGVHNYIYEVPAGLIENNEEPIVALEREVREETGYKREDYDILYDSNTGFLVSPGYTTEKIYIYIIKLRADDIVPMELDLDETENLYTRWIDIKDAGKLTLDMKTIFSLHIYANLIK; encoded by the coding sequence ATGAAAATATTAGATACACCTAATTTAAAATTTCTAAAAGTTGGAGTTGATACTGATCCATTAAATAACCATAATTTAGAATATTTAGAGAAGCAAAATGCTATTGCTGCTTTAATTTTAAACTATTCAGGAGATAAAGTTTTATTTGTAAATCAGTATAGAGCCGGTGTTCATAATTATATCTATGAAGTTCCTGCTGGACTTATTGAAAATAATGAAGAGCCCATTGTTGCACTTGAAAGAGAAGTTAGAGAAGAAACAGGATATAAGAGAGAAGACTATGATATTTTATATGATAGTAATACAGGATTTTTAGTTTCTCCTGGATATACAACAGAAAAAATTTATATCTATATTATAAAGTTAAGAGCAGATGATATTGTCCCTATGGAATTAGACTTAGATGAAACAGAAAATCTTTATACAAGATGGATAGATATTAAAGATGCTGGAAAATTAACACTTGATATGAAAACTATATTTTCTTTACATATATATGCAAATTTAATAAAATAG
- the ybeY gene encoding rRNA maturation RNase YbeY: MELIIDFSSDLQNEKYNIFIDTLYENNHLEDYIKKVLELEEVESDRPLYLSLLLTDNKNIQVINREYRDKDAPTDVISFAYHETEDFNIGPYDTLGDIIISLERVEEQASEYNHSFEREFYYVLTHGILHILGYDHIEEEDKKVMREREEAILSSFGYTRDK, encoded by the coding sequence ATGGAATTAATAATTGATTTTAGTTCTGATTTGCAAAATGAAAAATATAATATATTTATAGATACTCTTTATGAAAATAATCATCTTGAAGATTATATAAAAAAAGTTTTAGAGTTAGAAGAAGTTGAATCTGATAGACCTCTTTACCTTTCACTTTTACTAACTGATAATAAAAATATTCAAGTTATCAATCGTGAATATAGGGATAAAGATGCACCTACTGATGTTATTTCTTTTGCATATCACGAAACAGAAGACTTTAATATTGGACCTTATGATACTCTGGGAGATATTATTATTTCCTTAGAAAGAGTTGAAGAACAAGCAAGTGAATATAATCATTCATTTGAAAGAGAGTTTTATTATGTTTTGACACATGGAATTTTACATATTTTAGGTTATGACCATATAGAAGAAGAAGATAAAAAAGTTATGAGAGAAAGGGAAGAAGCTATACTTTCTTCCTTTGGTTATACAAGAGATAAATAA
- a CDS encoding cyclodeaminase/cyclohydrolase family protein gives MKLVELDVLKFLDVVDSNSPAPGGGSVSALASSLGASLARMVAHLSFGKKKCEALPDDVKAKFVANFDELLKIKNELNDLIDRDSEAYNTVMAAYKLPKETDEEKAARSAEIQKSLKYAIQTPYDIVVLSGKAISLLGEILANGNQNAITDIGVGTMLLMVGLEGGILNVKVNLTSIEDAAYVEKITKEIYEIKAVAEKEKERIMGIVNAAL, from the coding sequence ATGAAATTAGTAGAATTAGATGTATTAAAATTTTTAGATGTAGTTGATTCAAACTCTCCTGCACCTGGTGGAGGTTCAGTTTCTGCTCTTGCTTCATCATTAGGAGCAAGTCTTGCAAGAATGGTTGCTCATTTAAGTTTCGGAAAGAAAAAATGTGAAGCTTTACCTGATGATGTTAAGGCTAAATTTGTTGCAAACTTTGATGAATTACTAAAAATTAAAAATGAATTAAATGATTTAATTGATAGAGATTCAGAAGCATATAATACAGTTATGGCAGCATATAAATTACCAAAAGAAACTGATGAAGAAAAAGCTGCAAGAAGTGCTGAAATTCAAAAATCTTTAAAATATGCTATTCAAACTCCTTATGATATAGTTGTTTTATCTGGAAAAGCAATTTCTTTACTAGGAGAAATATTAGCAAATGGAAACCAAAATGCAATAACTGATATTGGTGTAGGAACTATGCTTTTAATGGTAGGACTTGAAGGTGGAATCTTAAATGTTAAAGTTAATCTAACTTCAATAGAAGATGCTGCTTATGTAGAAAAAATTACTAAAGAAATCTATGAAATAAAAGCTGTTGCTGAAAAAGAAAAAGAAAGAATAATGGGTATTGTTAATGCTGCATTATAA
- a CDS encoding MalY/PatB family protein — MKKIDLNKTYERRGTDSVKWDHMDFLDNRATKNTLPLWLSDMEFKVADEILEALKNRIDHGFLGHSMAGDEYLNAVCNWYKNKFNWIIDKNSIFYSPGILPAIGFVISALTNLEDGVIIQPPVFYPFSELIKGQGRTVINNNLINENGYYKIDFSDLREKASDPKNKLLILCSPHNPVGRVWTKEELEEIVKICEETNTYILSDEIHCDLTRKNIQHFPIRTITNYKNIIVTVSPSKTFNVAGLPIASIIIDDEKLREMWLKETKNKYYIRFAPPLDMVLSIAAYNKCGYWLEQVLDYIENNFNFMEKYLKENLPKINYKKPEGTYLAWVNFGAYVDYKELLDVLITKYDLLIESGHVFGKPGDGYFRISVACPRVYLEEGLKRIVVAIKELTNMNEK, encoded by the coding sequence ATGAAAAAGATAGATTTAAATAAGACTTATGAAAGAAGAGGAACAGATAGTGTAAAATGGGATCATATGGATTTTTTAGATAATCGTGCTACTAAGAATACACTACCACTTTGGTTATCAGATATGGAATTTAAAGTAGCTGATGAAATATTAGAGGCTTTAAAAAATAGAATTGATCATGGTTTTCTAGGACATTCAATGGCAGGAGATGAATATTTGAATGCTGTATGTAATTGGTATAAAAATAAATTTAATTGGATAATTGATAAAAATTCAATATTTTATTCCCCTGGAATTTTACCTGCAATAGGTTTTGTTATTTCTGCATTGACAAATCTTGAAGATGGAGTTATTATTCAACCTCCTGTATTTTATCCTTTTTCTGAATTAATAAAAGGGCAAGGAAGAACAGTTATAAATAATAATTTAATTAATGAAAATGGTTATTACAAAATTGATTTTTCTGATTTAAGAGAAAAAGCAAGCGACCCTAAAAATAAATTATTAATTTTGTGTTCACCTCATAATCCAGTTGGTCGTGTTTGGACTAAGGAAGAATTAGAAGAAATTGTGAAAATTTGTGAGGAAACAAATACTTATATTCTTTCTGATGAAATACATTGTGATTTAACTAGAAAAAATATTCAACATTTTCCAATAAGAACAATTACTAATTATAAAAATATTATTGTTACTGTATCTCCAAGTAAAACTTTTAATGTTGCTGGATTACCTATTGCTTCTATAATAATTGATGATGAAAAATTAAGAGAAATGTGGTTAAAAGAAACTAAAAATAAATACTATATCCGTTTTGCACCTCCTTTGGATATGGTTTTATCAATAGCCGCATATAATAAGTGTGGATACTGGTTGGAACAAGTTTTAGATTATATAGAAAATAATTTTAATTTTATGGAAAAATATTTAAAAGAAAATTTACCTAAAATTAATTATAAAAAACCAGAAGGAACATACTTAGCTTGGGTTAATTTCGGAGCTTATGTAGATTATAAAGAACTTTTAGATGTTTTAATAACTAAATATGATTTATTGATTGAAAGTGGACATGTTTTTGGTAAACCAGGAGATGGATATTTTAGAATAAGTGTTGCTTGTCCAAGAGTTTATTTAGAGGAAGGATTAAAGAGAATAGTTGTAGCAATAAAAGAGTTGACAAATATGAATGAAAAATAA
- the hutI gene encoding imidazolonepropionase translates to MQADLVLYNIGQLVTSRELDKTKKMDNIEVIENNGYIVIEKDKIVAVGSGEVPKEYLTPATKMVDLSGKLVTPGLIDSHTHLVHGGSRENEFAMKIAGVPYLEILEKGGGILSTLKSTRNASEKELTDKTLKSLRHMLELGVTTVEAKSGYGLNLKDELKQLEVTKILGYLQPVTLVSTFMAAHATPPEYKDNKEGYVQEVIKMLPIVKERNLAEFCDIFCEDKVFSVDESRRILTAAKELGYKLKIHADEIVSLGGVELAAELGATSAEHLMKITDSGIDALANSNVIADLLPATSFNLMEHYAPARKMIEAGIQIALSTDYNPGSCPSENLQFVMQIGAAHLKMTPKEVFKAVTINAAKAIDKQDTIGSIEVGKKADITVFDAPSMAYFLYHFGINHTDSVYKNGKLVFKK, encoded by the coding sequence ATGCAAGCTGATTTAGTTCTATACAATATTGGACAATTAGTTACATCAAGAGAACTTGATAAAACTAAAAAAATGGACAATATTGAAGTAATAGAAAATAATGGATATATTGTAATAGAAAAAGATAAAATAGTTGCTGTTGGAAGTGGAGAAGTTCCAAAAGAATATTTAACACCTGCAACAAAAATGGTAGATTTAAGTGGCAAATTAGTTACACCAGGGCTTATAGATTCTCACACTCATTTAGTTCATGGAGGTTCAAGAGAAAATGAATTTGCTATGAAGATTGCAGGAGTACCTTATCTTGAAATATTAGAAAAAGGTGGAGGAATTTTAAGTACTTTAAAATCTACACGAAATGCTAGTGAAAAAGAACTTACAGATAAAACTTTAAAGAGTTTAAGACATATGTTAGAACTTGGTGTTACAACTGTTGAAGCTAAAAGTGGATATGGATTAAATTTAAAAGATGAATTGAAACAGTTAGAAGTTACTAAAATTTTAGGATATTTACAACCTGTAACATTAGTTTCTACATTTATGGCTGCTCATGCTACACCACCTGAATATAAGGATAATAAAGAAGGCTATGTACAAGAAGTTATAAAAATGTTACCTATTGTTAAGGAAAGAAATTTAGCAGAATTTTGTGATATTTTCTGTGAAGATAAAGTTTTCTCTGTTGATGAAAGTAGAAGAATTTTAACTGCTGCAAAAGAATTAGGATATAAGTTAAAAATTCATGCTGATGAAATAGTTTCACTTGGTGGAGTTGAACTTGCTGCTGAATTGGGAGCAACTTCTGCTGAACATTTAATGAAAATAACAGACTCTGGAATAGATGCACTTGCTAACAGTAATGTAATAGCAGATTTACTTCCTGCAACTTCATTTAACTTAATGGAACACTATGCCCCTGCAAGAAAAATGATAGAAGCTGGAATACAAATTGCTCTATCTACTGACTATAACCCAGGTTCTTGTCCATCAGAAAATTTGCAATTTGTTATGCAAATTGGAGCTGCACATTTAAAAATGACACCTAAAGAAGTTTTTAAAGCAGTAACTATAAATGCAGCAAAAGCAATAGATAAACAAGATACGATAGGTTCTATTGAAGTTGGTAAAAAAGCAGATATAACAGTTTTTGATGCTCCAAGTATGGCATATTTCTTATATCATTTTGGAATAAATCACACTGACAGTGTTTATAAAAATGGAAAATTAGTTTTTAAAAAATAA
- a CDS encoding HD family phosphohydrolase, with protein MKKFTILGFKFLFDIKKKDSSDEEKYSDSYFLKEKVFYLILVLFLITISSKIPILFRNNNYMIGDVVKSDIYSPKTIVFRDKIGKDKIIQDMINRLDKDYIYSSDAADIYTGEFDNFHKEIIAIKKGNLKSFDYSGFERRTGKVMPESLINKLLEEDEEKIDEIFSKLEGELQNAYKAGIYKEKNSIRINEPAKTDVEALEPFEREIINNFLIPNYIYDEAKTKSTINEKVSQIHDQYIEIKAGTLIAKTGEVLTERKIDILDKLGIYNYKISIFIIALNLIFLLVISSIFNVVTIKFYSKEILEKNKYKAVMLLTIATLLSFRIVPNSMIYLLPLDTMLLLLMFIVKPRFSVFLTMMVISYMLPITDYDLKYFTIQSIAIFATGFLSRNISTRSSVIAIGIQLAILKILLYLILSFFSVEESYGVALNTIKIFISGLFSGMLAIALLPYFERTFNILTVFKLMELADLSHPLLRKLSIEAPGTFQHSMMVATLSENAVIEIGGDPIFTRVACYYHDIGKTKRPQYFVENQTDGKNLHNDISPFMSKMIILAHTREGAEMGKKYKIPKEIRDIMFEHQGTTLLAYFYNKAKEINPNIPEEEFRYSGPKPQTKESAVILLADSIEAAVRSLDVKDPVKIEQMVRKIVDSKIRDNQLSDANITFKEIEIIVNSFLKTFGAIYHERIKYPGQK; from the coding sequence ATGAAAAAATTTACTATATTGGGATTTAAGTTTCTTTTTGATATAAAGAAAAAAGATAGTTCAGATGAGGAAAAATACTCAGATAGTTATTTTCTAAAAGAAAAAGTATTTTATTTGATATTAGTATTATTTTTAATTACTATTTCATCAAAAATACCTATACTCTTTAGAAATAATAACTATATGATAGGAGATGTTGTTAAATCTGATATTTACTCTCCTAAAACAATAGTTTTTAGAGATAAAATCGGAAAAGATAAAATAATTCAAGATATGATAAATCGTTTAGATAAAGATTATATCTATTCCAGTGATGCTGCAGATATATATACAGGTGAATTTGATAATTTCCATAAAGAGATTATAGCAATAAAAAAAGGAAATTTAAAATCTTTTGATTACAGTGGTTTTGAAAGAAGAACTGGAAAGGTTATGCCTGAAAGCCTAATAAACAAATTATTAGAAGAAGATGAAGAGAAGATAGATGAAATATTTTCAAAATTAGAGGGTGAACTTCAAAATGCTTATAAGGCTGGTATTTATAAAGAAAAAAATTCTATTCGTATAAATGAGCCTGCTAAAACTGATGTAGAAGCATTGGAACCTTTTGAAAGAGAAATTATAAATAATTTTTTAATACCTAATTATATTTATGATGAGGCTAAGACTAAAAGTACTATAAATGAAAAAGTTTCTCAAATACATGATCAATATATTGAAATAAAAGCTGGAACTTTAATAGCTAAAACAGGTGAAGTTTTGACTGAAAGAAAAATAGATATTTTAGATAAATTAGGTATTTATAATTATAAAATAAGTATTTTTATAATTGCATTAAATTTAATATTTTTATTAGTTATTTCAAGTATATTTAATGTTGTGACTATAAAGTTTTATAGTAAAGAAATATTAGAAAAAAATAAATATAAAGCTGTGATGTTATTAACAATAGCAACTTTGCTTTCATTTAGAATTGTTCCAAATTCAATGATATATCTATTGCCTTTGGATACAATGTTATTACTTTTAATGTTTATAGTAAAGCCTAGATTTAGTGTATTTTTGACTATGATGGTTATTTCATATATGTTGCCAATAACAGATTATGATTTAAAATATTTTACAATTCAGTCAATAGCAATTTTTGCAACTGGATTTTTAAGTAGAAATATAAGTACCCGTTCTTCTGTAATTGCAATAGGTATACAACTTGCAATATTAAAAATACTTTTATATTTAATTTTAAGCTTTTTCTCAGTTGAAGAAAGTTATGGTGTAGCATTAAATACTATTAAGATATTTATTTCAGGATTATTCTCTGGAATGTTAGCAATAGCACTACTTCCATATTTTGAAAGAACATTTAATATATTGACTGTATTTAAACTTATGGAACTAGCTGATTTATCACATCCACTTTTAAGAAAATTGTCAATAGAAGCTCCTGGAACTTTCCAACATTCAATGATGGTTGCTACTCTTTCTGAAAATGCGGTTATTGAAATTGGAGGAGATCCTATATTTACAAGAGTTGCTTGTTATTATCATGATATAGGAAAAACGAAAAGACCTCAATATTTTGTAGAAAATCAAACTGATGGTAAAAATTTACATAATGATATATCTCCTTTTATGAGTAAAATGATAATTTTAGCTCATACAAGAGAAGGGGCTGAAATGGGTAAAAAATATAAAATACCTAAGGAAATTAGAGATATTATGTTTGAACACCAAGGTACTACCCTACTTGCTTATTTCTATAATAAAGCAAAAGAAATAAACCCAAATATCCCAGAAGAAGAATTTAGATATTCTGGACCTAAACCTCAAACGAAAGAATCAGCTGTTATATTACTTGCAGATTCAATAGAGGCTGCTGTTAGATCACTTGATGTAAAAGATCCTGTGAAGATTGAGCAAATGGTTAGAAAAATAGTTGATTCAAAAATAAGAGATAATCAGTTATCTGATGCAAATATTACATTTAAGGAAATTGAAATTATAGTAAATTCTTTCTTAAAGACTTTTGGAGCTATTTACCATGAAAGAATAAAATATCCAGGACAAAAATAA
- a CDS encoding ATP-dependent DNA helicase, whose product MDIKDRFSEESLQTIKKYLEEQNNKSMIFKATFDEDELIQEPFFLSLYKKKSFEETLTKVGKNEVVIRTTKPNQLYPSDMELELSEELYTRRNIAYCLLSSDLDDFYFVQDIDRIFLEDIDIKNYFSKDGILAKEIKGFEYRQEQEEMAQYIQDAINEDRKIIVEAGTGTGKTLAYLIPAIKWAVANKKKVIIATNTINLQEQLLLKDIPLAKSIIKDEFSYVLVKGRNNYVCKRLFNELALGKNIDIETFSIEAREQIEYILKWGNKTKTGDKAELPFEVYPDVWELVQSTTELCLGKKCPYRKECFYMKTRMEKMEADILISNHHVFFADLNVRAETDFDSEYLILPRYDMVIFDEAHNIESVARSYFSVEVSKISFTRLLNRIYQRKNKKKKEKSALIRVEDTVDEKNLEDSEQYIYLLNTLKEEISILQNIGDEYFDEIRKIYKTNTEAPIKKSLNNFEMTKSRFLENLREKKDIFQTKLADFLNLMMIFNNVIDEEKDKNPEVINFNNHLKMFKAYIDSFEFINSFEDDNYIYWLDINSKRTNVVLTATPLNIAQKLSTVLFDNLDRLVFASATIVVNGNFDYFKKSLGLDEEDCIEAIIKSPFDYNEQMSVYIPSDIQDSENINAFVSDASRFILNILLKTNGKAFILFTSYTMLNQIYYSISKKLKDKGFEVFLHGDKPRSQLIKEFKEAENPILFGTTSFWEGVDVQGENLSNVIITKLPFLVPTDPVVSAISKKIEENGGNSFTDFQLPEAIIKFKQGVGRLIRKKTDSGNIFILDNRILKKRYGSLFINALPSQKNIKILEKDDIIKEIE is encoded by the coding sequence ATGGATATTAAAGATAGATTTTCAGAAGAAAGTTTGCAAACAATTAAAAAATATTTAGAAGAACAGAATAATAAGTCAATGATTTTTAAAGCAACTTTTGATGAAGATGAACTTATCCAAGAGCCATTTTTTTTATCACTTTATAAAAAGAAAAGTTTTGAAGAAACTTTAACAAAGGTTGGTAAAAATGAAGTTGTTATAAGAACAACAAAACCTAATCAATTATATCCTAGTGATATGGAGTTAGAACTTTCAGAAGAATTATATACTAGAAGAAATATAGCTTATTGTCTTTTGAGTTCTGATTTAGATGACTTTTACTTTGTACAAGATATTGATAGAATATTTTTAGAAGATATAGATATAAAAAATTATTTTTCCAAAGATGGAATTTTAGCAAAAGAAATTAAAGGTTTTGAATATAGACAAGAACAAGAAGAAATGGCTCAATATATTCAAGATGCAATAAATGAAGATAGAAAAATTATAGTTGAAGCTGGTACTGGTACTGGAAAAACATTGGCATATTTAATTCCAGCTATTAAATGGGCAGTTGCTAATAAGAAAAAAGTTATTATTGCAACAAATACTATAAATTTGCAGGAACAATTATTGTTAAAAGATATTCCTCTTGCAAAATCAATAATAAAGGATGAGTTTTCTTATGTTTTAGTAAAAGGTAGAAATAACTATGTTTGTAAAAGACTTTTTAATGAGTTAGCATTGGGAAAAAATATAGATATAGAAACTTTTTCCATAGAAGCTAGAGAACAAATAGAATATATTTTAAAATGGGGAAATAAAACTAAAACAGGAGATAAGGCTGAATTACCATTTGAAGTTTATCCTGATGTTTGGGAATTAGTACAAAGTACAACTGAACTATGTCTTGGAAAGAAATGTCCTTATAGGAAAGAATGTTTTTATATGAAAACTAGAATGGAAAAAATGGAAGCTGATATTCTAATTTCAAATCATCATGTATTTTTTGCTGATTTGAATGTGAGGGCAGAAACTGATTTTGATTCTGAATATTTAATTCTTCCAAGATATGATATGGTAATTTTTGATGAAGCACATAATATTGAATCTGTTGCTAGAAGCTATTTTTCTGTGGAAGTTTCAAAAATTTCCTTCACAAGACTTTTAAATAGAATTTATCAAAGGAAAAATAAAAAGAAAAAGGAAAAATCAGCTCTTATAAGAGTTGAAGATACTGTTGATGAAAAGAATTTAGAAGATAGTGAGCAATATATTTATCTTTTAAATACATTAAAAGAAGAGATCTCTATTTTACAGAATATAGGAGATGAATATTTTGATGAAATTAGAAAAATTTATAAAACAAACACAGAAGCTCCTATTAAAAAGAGTTTGAATAATTTTGAAATGACAAAATCAAGATTTTTAGAAAATTTAAGAGAGAAAAAAGATATATTCCAAACTAAGTTAGCAGATTTTTTAAATTTGATGATGATATTTAATAATGTTATAGATGAAGAAAAAGATAAAAATCCAGAAGTTATTAATTTTAATAATCATTTAAAAATGTTTAAAGCTTATATAGATAGTTTTGAATTTATAAATAGTTTTGAAGATGATAACTATATTTATTGGCTTGATATAAATTCTAAAAGAACAAATGTAGTTTTAACTGCAACACCACTTAATATAGCTCAAAAATTAAGTACAGTTCTTTTTGATAATTTAGATAGATTAGTTTTTGCTTCTGCAACAATAGTTGTAAATGGAAACTTTGATTATTTTAAAAAGTCATTAGGTTTAGATGAGGAAGATTGTATTGAAGCTATAATAAAATCTCCTTTTGATTATAATGAACAAATGTCTGTGTATATTCCATCAGATATTCAAGATTCAGAAAATATAAATGCTTTTGTTAGTGATGCAAGTAGATTTATTTTAAATATTTTATTAAAAACTAATGGAAAGGCCTTTATATTATTTACATCATACACTATGTTAAATCAAATTTATTATTCAATTTCAAAAAAATTGAAAGATAAAGGTTTTGAAGTATTTTTACATGGAGATAAACCAAGAAGTCAACTTATAAAAGAATTTAAAGAAGCAGAAAATCCTATATTATTTGGAACAACTTCTTTTTGGGAAGGAGTTGATGTACAAGGAGAAAATTTAAGTAATGTTATAATAACTAAATTACCTTTCCTTGTTCCAACAGATCCAGTAGTATCTGCTATAAGTAAAAAAATTGAAGAAAATGGTGGAAATTCTTTTACAGATTTTCAGCTACCAGAAGCAATAATAAAATTTAAGCAAGGAGTTGGTAGGTTGATAAGAAAAAAAACAGATAGTGGAAATATTTTTATCTTAGATAATAGAATTTTAAAGAAAAGGTATGGTTCTCTTTTTATTAATGCCTTACCTAGTCAAAAAAATATTAAAATATTAGAAAAAGATGATATAATAAAGGAAATTGAATAA
- the ftcD gene encoding glutamate formimidoyltransferase, translated as MAKIVECIPNYSEGKDLAKIERIVAPYKNNPKIKLLSVEPDANYNRTVVTVLGDPDEVKKAVIESIGIATKEIDMNKHKGEHKRMGATDVVPFLPIQEMTTEECNEISREVGKAVWEKFKLPVFLYESTATAPNRVSLPDIRKGEYEGMAEKLKQPEWAPDFGERAPHPTAGVTAVGCRMPLIAFNINLATTDMSIPKEIAKDIRFSSGGFRFIQAGPAEILDKGFVQVTMNIKDYTKNPIYRIMETVKMEAKRWGVKVTGCEIIGATPFAALADSLKYYLACDGIKDDVDAMSMEKVVELMIKYLGLTDFDVKKVLEANI; from the coding sequence ATGGCAAAAATAGTAGAATGTATTCCAAATTATAGTGAAGGTAAAGATTTAGCTAAGATTGAAAGAATCGTAGCACCTTATAAAAATAATCCAAAAATTAAACTTTTAAGTGTTGAACCAGATGCAAATTACAACAGAACAGTTGTAACAGTATTAGGTGATCCAGATGAAGTTAAAAAAGCTGTTATTGAATCAATAGGAATTGCAACTAAGGAAATAGATATGAATAAACACAAAGGTGAACATAAAAGAATGGGAGCAACAGATGTTGTACCTTTCTTACCAATTCAAGAAATGACTACCGAAGAATGTAATGAAATTTCAAGAGAAGTAGGTAAAGCAGTTTGGGAAAAATTCAAATTACCAGTTTTCCTATATGAAAGCACTGCAACTGCACCAAACAGAGTATCTCTACCTGATATAAGAAAAGGTGAATATGAAGGAATGGCTGAAAAATTAAAACAACCTGAATGGGCTCCAGATTTTGGAGAAAGAGCACCTCACCCTACTGCTGGTGTTACTGCTGTTGGTTGTAGAATGCCTTTAATAGCTTTTAATATTAACTTAGCTACAACAGATATGAGTATTCCAAAAGAAATTGCAAAAGATATAAGATTCTCAAGTGGAGGATTTAGATTTATCCAAGCAGGACCTGCTGAAATTTTAGATAAAGGTTTTGTTCAAGTTACAATGAACATAAAAGATTACACTAAAAATCCAATTTATAGAATAATGGAAACTGTAAAAATGGAAGCTAAGAGATGGGGAGTAAAAGTTACTGGTTGTGAAATTATTGGAGCAACTCCTTTTGCAGCATTGGCTGACTCTTTAAAATATTACCTAGCTTGTGATGGAATAAAAGATGATGTAGATGCTATGTCTATGGAAAAAGTTGTTGAATTAATGATTAAATATTTAGGTTTAACTGATTTTGATGTTAAAAAAGTATTAGAAGCTAATATCTAA
- a CDS encoding helix-turn-helix domain-containing protein → MDRLNILVSENIKRIRQEKNLSLSDLAKLSDVSKSMLAQIERGEGNPTLSTLWKIANGMQVSFNTLIAQPKLPYKVTKLAEIEPILDMNGGLKNYSLFSDIENNFSVYQIEVGKKISWISEAHLHGTAEFVIVIQGTLEIKLEEKTFILKKGENLWFKADIPHSYCNLDEGTTIFHNILYNK, encoded by the coding sequence TTGGATAGATTAAATATATTAGTTTCAGAAAATATAAAAAGAATTAGACAAGAAAAAAATTTAAGTTTGAGTGATTTAGCTAAATTAAGTGATGTGAGTAAATCAATGCTTGCACAAATTGAAAGAGGTGAAGGAAATCCAACACTTTCTACCCTTTGGAAAATTGCAAATGGAATGCAAGTATCTTTTAATACTTTAATTGCTCAACCTAAATTGCCATATAAAGTTACTAAACTTGCAGAAATTGAGCCAATACTTGATATGAATGGTGGATTAAAAAATTATTCTTTATTTTCTGATATTGAAAATAATTTTAGTGTTTACCAAATAGAAGTAGGTAAAAAAATTTCTTGGATTTCAGAAGCTCATTTACATGGTACAGCAGAATTTGTAATTGTTATACAAGGAACTCTTGAAATAAAATTAGAAGAAAAAACTTTTATTTTAAAAAAAGGTGAAAATCTTTGGTTTAAAGCTGATATTCCACATAGTTATTGTAATCTAGATGAAGGAACTACAATATTTCACAATATACTATATAACAAATAA
- a CDS encoding DUF1456 family protein — MTNNDFLRRLRYALNIKDNIMIQIFKKGNLIVTREDVIDYLKRDTDDGFKKLSNNDLISFLDGLIIQKRGKREDGTPPPKTKITKNNLNNILLRKLRIALAFKSYDMIRIFKLGGIEISEGELSALFRSEDHKNYKECGDKYIRVFLKGLTEYCRN; from the coding sequence ATGACTAATAATGATTTTTTAAGAAGACTTAGATATGCTCTTAATATTAAAGATAATATTATGATACAAATTTTTAAAAAGGGAAATTTAATTGTTACAAGAGAAGATGTAATTGATTATTTAAAAAGGGATACTGATGATGGTTTTAAAAAATTAAGTAATAATGATTTAATTTCTTTCTTAGATGGTTTGATTATACAAAAAAGAGGAAAGAGAGAAGATGGAACTCCACCTCCAAAAACAAAAATTACAAAAAATAATTTGAATAATATTTTACTTAGAAAGTTAAGAATTGCTCTTGCTTTTAAAAGTTATGATATGATTAGAATTTTTAAACTTGGTGGAATAGAAATTTCAGAAGGGGAGCTAAGTGCACTTTTTAGAAGTGAGGATCATAAAAATTATAAGGAATGTGGAGATAAATATATTAGAGTCTTTTTAAAAGGCTTAACGGAATATTGCAGAAATTAA